The Vidua chalybeata isolate OUT-0048 chromosome 6, bVidCha1 merged haplotype, whole genome shotgun sequence genome has a segment encoding these proteins:
- the LOC128789475 gene encoding vitamin D 25-hydroxylase isoform X2 has translation MDCNGNDPESTYSRENLIFSVGELIIAGTETTTNVLRWAVLFMALYPNIQGQVQKEIDLVIGPNKMPTLEEKCKMPYTEAVLHEVLRFCNIVPLGIFHATSKDTVVRGYTIPAGTTVITNLYSVHFDEKYWSNPEVFFPERFLDSNGQFVKKDAFIPFSLGRRHCLGEQLARMEMFLFFTSLLQRFHLHFPHGVIPELKPKLGMTLQPQPYLVCTERR, from the exons ATGGATTGCAATGGAAACGACCCAGAATCTACATATTcaagagaaaatttaattttctccgTTGGAGAACTCATCATAGCTGGGACAGAAACCACAACAAATGTTTTAAGATGGGCAGTGTTATTTATGGCTCTTTATCCAAACATTCAAG GGCAAGTTCAGAAAGAAATCGATCTTGTCATTGGCCCAAACAAAATGCCCACCTTGGAAGAGAAGTGCAAGATGCCCTACACTGAGGCTGTTCTGCACGAGGTGCTGAGGTTCTGCAACATTGTCCCGCTGGGGATTTTCCATGCCACTTCCAAAGACACTGTTGTGCGTGGTTACACAATTCCTGCAGGCACCACAGTCATTACAAACCTTTACTCTGTTCACTTTGATGAAAAATACTGGAGCAATCCAGAAGTGTTTTTTCCTGAGAGGTTTTTGGACAGTAATGGACagtttgtcaagaaagatgcgtttattcctttttccctAG gAAGAAGACATTGCCTTGGAGAGCAGCTGGCTCgaatggaaatgtttttgtttttcacctCATTGCTACAACGATTTCACCTGCATTTCCCTCATGGAGTGATCCCAGAGCTGAAGCCAAAATTAGGGATGACCCTACAGCCACAGCCGTACCTCGTCTGCACCGAAAGGCGGTga
- the LOC128789475 gene encoding vitamin D 25-hydroxylase isoform X1 produces the protein MRVAAEPGARPGAATATAASGTWLLALAAVLALLLSLVVRQLLKQRRPPGFPPGPAGLPLLGNIPALGAEQPHVYLRRQSQIHGQIFSLDLGGISAVVLNGYDAVKECLVHQSEIFADRPSLPLFKKLTNMGGLLNSKYGRGWTEHRKLAVNTFRVFGYGQKSFEHKISEESLFFLDAIDTYKGRPFDLKHLITNAVSNITNLIIFGERFTYEDTEFQHMIEIFSENIELAASASVFLYNAFPWIGILPFGKHQQLFKNAAEVYEFLHELIERVSENRKPQSPRHFVDAYLDEMDCNGNDPESTYSRENLIFSVGELIIAGTETTTNVLRWAVLFMALYPNIQGQVQKEIDLVIGPNKMPTLEEKCKMPYTEAVLHEVLRFCNIVPLGIFHATSKDTVVRGYTIPAGTTVITNLYSVHFDEKYWSNPEVFFPERFLDSNGQFVKKDAFIPFSLGRRHCLGEQLARMEMFLFFTSLLQRFHLHFPHGVIPELKPKLGMTLQPQPYLVCTERR, from the exons ATGCGGGTGGCGGCGGAACCGGGGGCGCGCCCGGGCGCGGCGACAGCGACAGCAGCCAGCGGCACCTGGCTGCTGGCGCTGGCGGCGGTGCTGGCGCTGCTGCTCTCGCTGGTGGTGCggcagctgctgaagcagcGGCGGCCGCCCGGCttcccgcccggccccgcggggctgcCGCTGCTCGGCAACATCCCCGCGCTGGGCGCCGAGCAGCCGCACGTCTACCTGCGGCGGCAGAGCCAGATCCACGGGCAG aTCTTCAGCCTTGATCTCGGGGGTATATCTGCCGTTGTGCTGAATGGCTACGATGCAGTGAAGGAATGCCTTGTCCACCAAAGTGAAATTTTTGCAGACAGGCCATCTCTTCCCTTGTTCAAGAAGCTGACAAACATGGGAG gctTACTGAACAGTAAATATGGCAGAGGATGGACAGAACACCGCAAATTAGCTGTAAATACCTTTCGAGTTTTCGGATATGGTCAAAAGTCCTTTGAACACAAAATTTCAGAAGaatctctgttttttcttgatGCCATTGATACATACAAAGGCAGACCCTTTGATCTTAAGCACTTGATAACAAATGCTGTTTCAAACATTActaatttgattatttttggaGAACGTTTCACATATGAAGATACAGAATTTCAGCACATGATCGAGATTTTTAGTGAAAACATTGAATTAGCTGCTAgtgcttctgtatttttatataatgcTTTTCCTTGGATTGGTATCTTGCCATTTGGGAAACACCAGCAGctgtttaaaaatgcagctgaagtCTATGAGTTTCTTCATGAGCTTATTGAACGTGTCTCTGAAAATAGGAAGCCTCAGTCACCTCGACATTTCGTAGATGCATATTTAGATGAGATGGATTGCAATGGAAACGACCCAGAATCTACATATTcaagagaaaatttaattttctccgTTGGAGAACTCATCATAGCTGGGACAGAAACCACAACAAATGTTTTAAGATGGGCAGTGTTATTTATGGCTCTTTATCCAAACATTCAAG GGCAAGTTCAGAAAGAAATCGATCTTGTCATTGGCCCAAACAAAATGCCCACCTTGGAAGAGAAGTGCAAGATGCCCTACACTGAGGCTGTTCTGCACGAGGTGCTGAGGTTCTGCAACATTGTCCCGCTGGGGATTTTCCATGCCACTTCCAAAGACACTGTTGTGCGTGGTTACACAATTCCTGCAGGCACCACAGTCATTACAAACCTTTACTCTGTTCACTTTGATGAAAAATACTGGAGCAATCCAGAAGTGTTTTTTCCTGAGAGGTTTTTGGACAGTAATGGACagtttgtcaagaaagatgcgtttattcctttttccctAG gAAGAAGACATTGCCTTGGAGAGCAGCTGGCTCgaatggaaatgtttttgtttttcacctCATTGCTACAACGATTTCACCTGCATTTCCCTCATGGAGTGATCCCAGAGCTGAAGCCAAAATTAGGGATGACCCTACAGCCACAGCCGTACCTCGTCTGCACCGAAAGGCGGTga